A genomic window from Pagrus major chromosome 23, Pma_NU_1.0 includes:
- the LOC141020017 gene encoding uncharacterized protein codes for MNPLIVVALLHYFLVVVQSAPVSSSNLPPAFTQASNRAKMLVEKILRDIPTVHTATINTEGLTLDPSTQTTNLQMMVTSLGIPAAPVLKPPSERFTLDICVSRMSAGSRLYQGLLGVLSNSVSGLSDLQADLRDLLTHLNKMKEEAQLDTVVDQDHSLDLARRLHGNYEVQVAVHLTLTQLRSFCHDLIRSLRAIATYRRPAAAAH; via the exons TCGTCGCCCTGCTGCACTACTTCCTGGTTGTGGTCCAATCAGCTCCCGTCAGCTCGTCCAACCTCCCGCCAGCGTTCACACAAGCGTCCAATCGAGCGAAGATGCTGGTGGAGAAAATCCTGAGAGACATCCCCACCGTGCACACCGCCACCATCAACACCGAG GGTTTGACCCTTGACCCCTCCACCCAGACAACCAACCTGCAGATGATGGTGACGTCACTGGGCATCCCCGCTGCACCCGTCCTCAAACCGCCATCCGAGCGCTTCACACTG GACATCTGTGTGAGTCGCATGTCGGCGGGCAGCCGGCTGTACCAGGGGCTGCTGGGAGTTTTGTCCAACAGTGTGAGTGGCCTGAGCGACCTGCAGGCGGACCTCAGAGACCTGCTGACACACCTCaacaag atgaAGGAGGAGGCGCAGCTCGACACCGTTGTGGATCAGGACCACAGTCTAGACCTTGCCCGTCGTCTCCATGGTAACTATGAGGTCCAGGTGGCGGTCCACCTGACGCTGACGCAGCTTCGCTCTTTCTGTCACGACCTGATCCGCAGCCTGAGAGCCATCGCCACCTACAGGCGCCCGGCTGCAGCTGCACACTAG
- the LOC141020201 gene encoding sterile alpha motif domain-containing protein 14-like, translating into MSAGLDDTDNVFDLNEAIPETELLDNSIQKGRAQLSVKARRHRPSRSRYRDSVSSTEGDDSLERKDSPLHSARSPLHLAMRGSSPSPDSLLSARSPGFSFDASLVRHSPEDEGASLAAPPRGRYHQLTNATSQEALVTPSSSPSRSCPSADCSRVYMRRSRRPDSEVLVSDSSRETSPADPGSPTVVFDKKTKRRFLDLGVTLRRSYIRVRKDKSNRLSVGSREPSESPSRSSGSFVSFSWFTEGRGSLSSSGTPPCSPKNTPLSSPRPRKSHSQESALSEEFSPPHTSSSTSPPVDSSSRSSHPYHTLSQSSDEPCDDPSCPASSWTTQQVCEWLQGLNMEQYIPEFSARDVDGQELLQMDGNKLKSLGVLSSSDRSALKRRIKEIQSAAEKERKALDKMEKQKEKQRRKDQEQRRN; encoded by the exons ATGTCTGCCGGACTGGACGATACAGACAATGTGTTCG acctGAACGAGGCGATCCCAGAGACCGAGCTGCTGGATAACAGCATCCAGAAGGGCCGCGCCCAGCTGTCCGTCAAAGCTCGCAGGCACCGCCCCTCCAGGTCCCGTTACCGTGACAGCGTGAGCTCGACGGAGGGCGACGACAGCCTGGAGAGGAAG gaCAGTCCATTACACTCGGCTCGCTCACCTCTACACCTGGCCATGCGAGGCTCCTCCCCGTCTCCTGATTCGCTGTTGTCTGCTCGAAGCCCCGGCTTCTCCTTCGACGCATCACTG GTGCGTCACTCTCCAGAGGATGAAGGAGCCTCATTGGCTGCTCCCCCGCGGGGGCGGTACCATCAGCTGACCAATGCCACGTCTCAGGAGGCCCTGGTGACACCCAGCAGCTCGCCCTCCAGGTCCTGCCCCTCCGCCGACTGCTCACGTGTCTacatgaggaggagcaggaggcccGACAGCGAAG tgttggtTTCTGACTCGAGTCGGGAGACGAGTCCGGCTGATCCCGGCAGTCCGACCGTGGTCTTCGATAAGAAAACTAAGAGACGCTTCCTGGACCTCGG CGTGACTCTCAGGCGTTCATATATCAGGGTGAGGAAAGACAAGTCCAACCGGCTGTCTGTGGGCAGCAG AGAGCCGTCTGAGAGTCCGTCTCGCTCTTCAGGATCCTTCGTCTCGTTCTCCTGGTTCACTGAAGGACGGGGGTCGCTCTCCTCCTCCGGGACCCCCCCCTGCTCCCCCAAAAACACCCCACTGAGTTCCCCGAGACCCCGCAAGTCCCACTCGCAG GAGTCGGCTCTCAGTGAGGAgttctctcctcctcacacctcctcctccacctctcctcctgtcgACTCCTCCTCCAGATCCTCCCACCCATACCACACCCTGTCACAGTCCTCTGACGAg ccctGTGACGACCCGTCCTGTCCGGCGTCCTCGTGGACGACTCAGCAGGTCTGTGAGTGGCTGCAAGGACTCAACATGGAGCAGTACATCCCAGAATTCAGTGCGAGAGACGTGGACGgtcaggagctgctgcagatggACGGCAACAAGCTGAAG aGTCTGGGCGTGCTCAGTTCGTCTGATCGCAGCGCTCTGAAGCGTCGCATCAAAGAAATCCAAAgtgcagcagagaaggagagaaaagctTTGGACAagatggagaaacagaaagaaaaacaaagaagaaaagaccAAGAACAACGCAGGAACTGA